From a single Dendropsophus ebraccatus isolate aDenEbr1 chromosome 8, aDenEbr1.pat, whole genome shotgun sequence genomic region:
- the DCLRE1A gene encoding DNA cross-link repair 1A protein: MSDNEDDIWGYKSLRKNRAADKAGCQDQGRKPGGQARGGGTRKRREARRTPNSPAVTSPRPVQGTDSQEEPPSTPRRKKAESVKTPSPPVTPQNRHSGHCPSCQMPFSILLVQTPRWHVSECLDTPSAVQTECPDGLRCSSTLPSHYKRFSHFLLAQSRDGDQAWFSVPCTPDLVPPKAAKSEVSNGFSPAKSNTKKNTKLKASQSPSSSQESGKRTPLDIWLSSPSKASQDSFSLSQESPSHVTAATHPLPQQDADVCNTAISYSPLVSDQELFSDDEDNMRTPDKTPGHSQSSAAMNSHSQYYNSNEQPMGRPTNDGSNSCGDVEMMVADYWSECSTPVSDISEWPPAQPYPEGAAHLSSDQPCLLPTRTSPATAKPCALISQRAVRAEQQPTSQIQEKLSQGSQEMSAVASSKAMKQMDIGVFFGLKPKPKEVTPVAEVKVPLKSQSPNAVLPSQGEKRTRKRKATGSVGDAGGVAEIPPVIPESVTTGTQRRGGKRFGQNTEQEGKGKKQCPFYKKIPGTGFAVDAFQYGAIEGCSAYFLTHFHSDHYGGLTKKFRFPIYCSQITGNLVQSKLRVEKEFINCLPMYTECTVNGVRVVLLDANHCPGAVLLLFILPNGNTILHTGDFRAEPSMERYPALLGRKIHTLYLDTTYCSPEYTFPPQQETVQFAVNVAFEMVTLHPRTLVVCGTYSVGKEKVFLAIAGVLGCKVCMSQDKYKTMQCLESDEIRSLVTTDWHSTALHVLPMMQVNFKGLNAHLNKFSGKYDRILAFKPTGWTYSDGCSSVADIRPDIRGKVTMYGIPYSEHSSFSELRRFVQFIRPQKIIPTVNVGNWKSRSAMEKYFAEWLSETRR, encoded by the exons ATGTCGGACAATGAAGATGATATCTGGGGTTATAAATCCCTCCGGAAAAACAGAGCAGCGGATAAAGCAGGATGTCAGGATCAAGGGAGGAAACCAGGGGGGCAGGCAAGAGGAGGGGGTACCAGGAAGAGGAGGGAGGCCAGAAggaccccaaacagcccggccgTCACCTCACCCCGACCAGTGCAGGGAACGGACTCCCAGGAGGAGCCGCCATCTACACCCAGAAGGAAAAAAGCTGAGAGTGTGAAGACCCCGagcccccctgtcacccctcaGAACAGACACAGCGGCCATTGTCCCAGCTGTCAGATGCCGTTCTCCATATTACTAGTACAGACTCCCCGATGGCACGTGAGCGAATGCCTGGACACCCCATCAGCCGTACAGACAG AGTGTCCAGACGGTCTGCGCTGCTCGTCCACTCTTCCCTCTCACTACAAGCGCTTCTCCCATTTCCTGCTAGCACAAAGCCGGGATGGGGATCAGGCCTGGTTTTCGGTGCCCTGTACCCCCGATCTGGTTCCACCCAAAGCTGCTAAGTCTGAAGTTTCCAATGGTTTCAGTCCTGCAAAATCCAAcacaaaaaagaacacaaagctgAAAGCgtcccagtccccctccagctcCCAGGAGTCGGGGAAGAGGACCCCGCTGGACATCTGGCTCTCCTCACCATCCAAGGCCTCTCAGGACTCCTTCTCCTTATCCCAGGAGAGTCCCAGCCATGTGACTGCTGCCACACACCCTCTACCTCAGCAAGACGCTGATGTGTGTAACACTGCCATCTCCTACTCCCCTCTAGTCAGTGACCAGGAGCTGTTCAGTGACGATGAGGACAACATGAGAACCCCAGATAAGACGCCTGGTCACAGCCAATCATCTGCAGCAATGAATTCTCACTCACAGTACTATAATAGCAATGAGCAGCCTATGGGTCGCCCCACTAATGATGGCAGCAACAGCTGTGGCGATGTAGAGATGATGGTGGCTGATTATTGGTCTGAATGCAGCACACCTGTGTCTGATATCAGTGAGTGGCCCCCAGCACAGCCTTATCCAGAGGGTGCGGCCCACCTCAGCTCTGATCAGCCCTGTTTACTCCCCACTAGGACGTCTCCAGCGACTGCTAAACCTTGTGCACTGATTTCCCAGCGTGCCGTAAGGGCCGAGCAGCAGCCAACATCACAGATACAGGAAAAGTTATCACAGGGGTCTCAGGAAATGTCGGCTGTGGCCTCCTCCAAAGCCATGAAGCAAATGGACATCGGGGTTTTCTTTGGACTGAAACCTAAACCTAAGGAGGTTACCCCGGTGGCTGAGGTGAAGGTGCCCCTAAAAAGCCAGAGCCCCAATGCTGTTCTTCCCTCACAGGGTGAGAAGCGGACCAGGAAGAGGAAGGCCACAGGTTCTGTGGGAGATGCTGGCGGAGTGGCAGAGATTCCTCCTGTGATCCCAGAGTCAGTGACTACAGGAACCCAGAGAAGAGGTGGCAAGAGATTCGGGCAGAACACTGAGCAGGAGGGGAAGGGAAAGAAGCAGTGTCCCTTCTACAAGAAAATCCCAG GAACGGGCTTTGCTGTGGACGCCTTCCAGTACGGTGCGATAGAAGGCTGCTCTGCCTATTTCCTTACTCACTTTCACTCAGATCACTATGGCGGCCTCACAAAGAAATTCCGCTTTCCTATTTATTGCAGCCAG ATCACAGGGAACCTGGTGCAGAGTAAGCTGCGGGTAGAGAAGGAGTTCATCAATTGCTTACCCATGTACACAGAGTGCACGGTGAATGGTGTCCGAGTGGTGCTGCTGGACGCCAACCA CTGCCCGGGGGCCGTTCTGCTTCTCTTCATCCTCCCCAATGGGaacactatattacacacagGAGACTTCCGTGCAGAACCCTCCATGGAACGGTATCCAGCGCTGCTTGGCCGAAAGATCCACACGTTGTACCTGGACACCAC ATACTGCAGTCCGGAGTACACCTTCCCTCCGCAGCAGGAGACTGTGCAGTTTGCTGTGAACGTTGCATTTGAGATGGTGACTCTACATCCCAGAACTCTGGTGGTTTGCGGAACCTATTCCGTTGGAAAGGAGAAGGTGTTCTTAG CCATCGCTGGGGTTCTAGGCTGTAAGGTTTGCATGTCCCAAGACAAATACAAAACAATGCAGTGTCTGGAGTCGGATGAGATCCGCTCCCTTGTGACCACAGACTGGCACAGTACCGCTCTGCACGTTCTTCCCATGATGCAAGTTAATTTTAAG GGTCTTAATGCCCACCTCAACAAGTTCTCCGGTAAATATGATCGCATTTTGGCCTTTAAGCCGACAGGATGGACGTATTCTGATGGCTGCAGTTCAGTGGCCGATATCAGGCCAGATATCCGAGGAAAAGTCACCATGTATG GTATTCCTTACAGTGAACACAGCAGCTTCTCAGAGCTGAGGAGATTCGTGCAATTCATAAGGCCTCAGAAAATCATCCCGACCGTCAATGTGGGGAACTGGAAATCCCGCTCTGCCATGGAGAAGTATTTTGCAGAGTGGCTTTCAGAGACCCGGAGATGA